A region of Culicoides brevitarsis isolate CSIRO-B50_1 chromosome 1, AGI_CSIRO_Cbre_v1, whole genome shotgun sequence DNA encodes the following proteins:
- the LOC134827153 gene encoding homeobox protein 2-like encodes MSEEDHQGDDFVGFSREHDEDRRNQFYKAGFRGNNRQNNSNRQRFGFGYNNQRNNFHQNRSYNNNRSFNRHNNSFGGGNSHHQKRAEVSIQEYIHPSMWEDPWENCRKSQNESSWSNQSHSKVEEDSGGQSLNTNTEDLSEQV; translated from the exons atgtcagaagAAGACCATCAAGGAGACGATTTTGTGGGTTTTTCACGAGAACACGACGAAGATCGCAGAAATCAATTCTACAAAGCGGGATTTCGGGGAAATAACAGACAAAATAACAGCAACAGACAAAGATTTGGATTCGGATACAACAATCAAAGgaacaattttcatcaaaatcgatCGTACAACAATAACAGGAGCTTTAATAGACACAATAATTCCTTTGGAGGAGGAAATTCACATCatcaa aaaagagCAGAAGTCAGTATTCAAGAGTACATTCATCCGTCAATGTGGGAAGATCCATGGGAAAATTgcagaaaaagtcaaaatgagTCTTCTTGGAGTAATCAAAGTCATTCAAAAGTTGAAGAAGACTCCGGGGGACAATCCTTGAACACAAATACTGAAGATTTGAGCGAACAAGTTTGA
- the LOC134826970 gene encoding transmembrane protein 164, with product MHFDWAIDGVNTTVPRNAGPECRMYLTPTRIVIECIVVIICSILAIRYSWSNIIKKKSLPDYNLVVTSRRATNDLVKLYHQQTTTSTQTTSSGETITTNHTTINHYYEKVPVGQQILLVVMTLTLGIELGFKFASRSVIYILNPCHIITMLQIYILAARPSKTITILFRIQMNYLNGPFLAFVFPETATRQFALEWLIYWIQHALMWIIPGYLLQVGGVYSMEPLMDFDWNILGYAILMIYHFFFLQVFAVPTQVNLNHMLCPAILDPFDGQNYRIAAIIHQGILCPLLCKIMCILFMPRDKPDHTTNNNHHQLEQSAHATSMATSKSNKNATANGNHKNLVNSVESDAITCSLSKDVKVD from the exons atgcACTTTGATTGGGCGATCGACGGAGTCAATACGACAGTGCCTCGCAACGCTGGTCCCGAATGCCGCATGTATCTGACGCCAACACGAATTGTTATCGAAtgcatcgtcgtcatcatttGCAGCATCCTGGCAATTCGCTATTCATGGTCTaatataattaagaaaaagtcgtTACCTGATTATAACTTAGTAGTAACAAGTAGGAGAGCAACAAATGATTTGGTGAAATTGTATCATCAGCAAACGACAACGTCGACCCAAACGACGTCATCGGGCGAAACAATTACGACAAATCACACAACCATCAACCATTATTACGAAAAAGTTCCCGTTGGCCAGCAAATTTTGCTCGTTGTGATGACGTTGACGCTCGGCATCGAACTTGGCTTCAAATTTGCGTCGCGCAGTGTGATATACATCCTAAATCCGTGTCACATTATCACGATGTTACAGATTTACATTTTAGCAGCGAGACCTAGTAAGACAATAACGATTTTATTTCGCATTCAAATGAACTACTTGAACGGCCCGTTTTTGGCGTTTGTGTTTCCCGAGACGGCGACGCGTCAATTTGCTCTCGAATGGTTGATTTATTGGATTCAGCATGCGCTCATGTGGATCATTCCGGGGTATTTGTTGCAAGTtggag GCGTTTACAGCATGGAGCCTCTGATGGATTTCGATTGGAATATCTTGGGATatgcaattttaatgatttatcactttttctttttacaaGTATTTGCTGTG ccAACACAAGTCAACTTGAACCACATGTTGTGCCCCGCAATTCTGGATCCCTTTGATGGGCAAAATTATCGCATTGCCGCAATAATTCATCAGGGAATCCTGTGTCCATTACTTTGTAAAATTATGTGTATTTTGTTTATGCCGCGCGACAAGCCGGACCATACCACcaacaataatcatcatcaattaGAACAATCTGCTCATGCAACGTCGATGGCAACGtcgaaaagcaataaaaatgcgACTGCAAATGgaaaccataaaaatttagtcaattcCGTGGAGAGTGATGCAATTACCTGTAGCTTATCGAAAGACGTTAAAGTTGATTAG
- the LOC134830185 gene encoding echinoderm microtubule-associated protein-like 2 encodes MDDSTNSSEQEFLAVSSSNGSVHNQDNGFLQKRVEELETIVKSQQAQIDELKSLVERIGSLPIAGDNANGSATTMYPPNNGIKERKIATPMQYKYTQSSYAKNEKHKSIYARSLTSPLRRPPSSGKNNLQSRGSNNSLLSESPSRDSSSPRASPLPRMVQSTPLAKRWNSSTTIDSPTPSSGSAGNAFGPSGRFSNKSLVNLSLNKSRQNLHSVSCAQLNEDENCLKLLFKGTPLVFPIPKSLPDFDLNQQPEPPYHKLILDWVYGYRGKDCRQNLYYLPTGEIVYFTASVAVLHNVDFSLQRHYLEHTAEIKSMALHPNKLLIATGQSGSMEKNAMPHIRIWNSVSLTTTAVIGVGHFTGPITCVSFSRTENGSLLVAIEDYTEKIMTVWNWQSGGESGVKITETKCSVDPIVACEFNPLDKTQIITAGKTHIAFWTFDQTGAYKKMGFFDQRDKPKYVTCISFTQSGDIVTGDTNGNIAIFGRGTNTIIRLLRKIHDGPVFTLCALRNSGFISGGGKDGKLVLFQDNLSSSNAVYTIEPHFGGVRVVTQGRGAVLFIGTTRNCILMGTLEESEFTPLVMGHVGEVNALSCGSKLGQFITGGYDRLLQCWDSLTHSVVWSKDIEEPIQCCAVSPADNKTIIVGGGSGRWSVYNGETRELVGQYFDGSDIITTVKFSPSGQYVAIGSRDSAIYIYEVPQEGKKKFMKVGKCSGHTGSVLTIDWTVDDMHLRSNSTSIEVLHWNPHLCRQITNASTISELQWATQSCILTFETIGIWPENAEDYDVVSAAKSEDSSTLVAGNSNGLIQVYNYPAALPNSLFDVYRGHGGDVSSVIFSQDNQLLSVGRTDASVLQWRVI; translated from the exons ATGGATGATTCTACGAACAGTTCAGAACAGGAATTCTTGG CTGTCTCGAGTAGCAACGGCTCCGTACACAACCAAGACAATGGGTTCTTGCAGAAACGCGTCGAAGAGCTCGAGACAATTGTCAAGAGTCAGCAGGCGCAAATAGATGAACTGAAGTCGCTCGTCGAACGAATTGGCAGCTTACCGATCGCAGGAGACAACGCAAACGGCAGCGCAACGACAATGTATCCCCCGAATAACGGCATCAAGGAACGCAAAATTGCGACGCCAATGCAGTACAAATATA CGCAATCCAGCTATGCGAAAAACGAGAAACATAAAAGCATTTATGCAAGGTCACTAACATCGCCGCTACGTCGACCTCCGTCATcgggcaaaaataatttacagtcCAG aggcAGCAACAATTCGCTCCTGAGTGAATCTCCGAGTCGCGATTCGTCGAGTCCCCGAGCTTCGCCATTGCCTCGCATGGTACAGTCAACGCCGCTTGCGAAACGTTGGAATAGCAGCACAACGATCGATTCGCCGACACCATCATCGGGCAGTGCGGGAAATGCCTTCGGACCTTCCGGGCGTTTCTCGAATAAATCTTTGGTGAATTTGTCGCTCAATAAAAGTCGTCAGAATTTGCATTCGGTGTCGTGTGCGCAGCTGAATGAAGatgaaaattgtctaaaattgctttttaaagGGACACCTTTGGTTTTTCCGATTCCCAAATCGTTGCCTGACTTTGATTTGAACCAACAGCCCGAACCGCCGTATCACAAACTCATTCTCGACTGGGTTTATGGCTATCGCGGCAAAGATTGTcgtcaaaatttgtactattTGCCCACGGGAGAAATTGTTTACTTCACAGCATCCGTTGCGGTCCTTCATAATGTCGATTTCTCGTTGCAACGTCATTATTTGGAGCACACAGCGGAAATTAAAAGCATGGCGTTGCATCCAAATAAACTTCTAATCGCTACCGGACAATCAGGatcgatggaaaaaaatgccATGCCTCATATTCGCATCTGGAATTCAGTTTCTCTCACAACTACAGCTGTTATTGGCGTCGGACATTTCACGGGACCCATTACTTGTGTGTCATTTAGTCGCACAGAGAACGGTTCCTTACTTGTAGCAATCGAAGATTACaccgaaaaaattatgacgGTATGGAATTGGCAAAGCGGCGGCGAAAGCGGCGTAAAAATCACGGAAACGAAATGCTCGGTTGATCCAATTGTCGCTTGTGAATTCAATCCGTTGGATAAAACGCAAATTATTACGGCGGGAAAGACGCACATTGCATTTTGGACTTTCGATCAAACCGGTGCCTACAAGAAAATGGGATTTTTCGATCAACGCGACAAGCCAAAGTACGTGACATGCATCTCGTTTACGCAATCGGGTGATATTGTGACGGGCGATACAAATGGCAATATCGCTATTTTTGGACGAGGCACGAATACAATTATTCGATTGTTGAG aaaaattcaCGATGGTCCCGTTTTCACGTTATGTGCCTTAAGAAACTCAGGATTCATATCGGGCGGCGGAAAAGATGGAAAACTTGTCTTATTCCAAGACAACTTAAGCAGCTCGAACGCTGTTTACACAATTGAGCCTCATTTCGGGGGCGTTCGTGTCGTCACTCAAGGTCGAGGAGCAGTTTTATTCATCGGCACTACTcgaaattgcattttaatggGAACTCTTGAAGAATCTGAATTCACGCCGCTCGTCATGGGACACGTTGGCGAAGTGAACGCCCTCTCATGCGGCAGCAAATTGGGACAATTCATCACGGGAGGCTACGATCGCCTGCTTCAATGTTGGGATTCGCTCACGCATAGCGTCGTTTGGTCCAAAGACATCGAGGAACCGATTCAGTGTTGCGCTGTGTCACCCGCTGACAACAAAACAATCATCGTGGGCGGCGGAAGCGGACGATGGAGTGTTTACAATGGCGAAACACGCGAATTAGTTGGTCAATATTTCGACGGAAGTGACATTATCACGACTGTAAAGTTCTCGCCGAGTGGGCAATATGTCGCAATTGGATCACGTGACAGCGCAATTTACATTTACGAAGTCCCGCAGGagggaaaaaagaaatttatgaagGTTGGAAAGTGTTCGGGACATACGGGAAGTGTTTTGACGATCGATTGGACTGTCGATGACATGCATTTGCGCTCGAATTCGACAAGTATCGAAGTTTTGCATTGGAATCCGCATTTGTGTCGCCAAATAACGAACGCTTCGACCATAAGTGAGCTCCAATGGGCAACGCAAAGTTGTATTTTGACCTTTGAAACGATCGGAATATGGCCTGAAAACGCAGAAGATTACGATGTTGTGTCAGCTGCAAAGAGCGAAGACTCAAGTACGTTAGTTGCGGGCAATTCCAATGGACTGATTCAAGTTTATAATTATCCAGCTGCCTTAccaaat tcccTTTTTGATGTTTATCGCGGGCATGGAGGCGATGTTTCATCCGTAATTTTCAGTCAAGACAACCAACTTTTGTCCGTTGGGCGAACAGATGCGAGTGTTTTGCAATGGCGCGTTATCTAG
- the LOC134831136 gene encoding uncharacterized protein LOC134831136 has product MSKSVGDGSTPQWMRDTAHRLTLDDLSPMTPPSNNGFYFPFAASKQKAKQNDANTRAIVVKKVSATSAKGFSHHTQQISQMESDYENDKIHSVDFSQECKKYISAVDDAEKGHFPNSSKPKGTDDDFKTAACAGSLVKVAQKFVGGTGQQLHSTKRFTVAKINDNDDHAPPIPEDEDNLINDPKLMQRRNSRSLPASPLSSPKTMRKFQPNPYFTITAQDNAPKTSWFLTGLFGGPRRELTSSTVSVSSQIDEADEIVEAKRPAQFDMKQIDQNINKGQETSSSTAATTTTTTVKAKPTMLREMNFWAPTSY; this is encoded by the exons ATGTCGAAAAGTGTAGGAGATGGATCGACTCCTCAGTGGATGCGAGACACAGCACACAG ACTCACGCTTGACGATTTGAGTCCGATGACTCCGCCGTCAAACAATGGCTTTTACTTCCCTTTTGCCGCGTCGAAGCAAAAAGCCAAGCAAAACGATGCAAACACGAGAGCCATTGTCGTGAAAAAGGTCTCCGCGACATCCGCAAAGGGCTTCAGCCATCACACCCAACAAATCTCTCAGATGGAATCTGACTATGAAAATGACAAGATTCACTCTGTAGATTTCTCACAGGAATGTAAAAAGTACATTTCTGCCGTTGATGATG ctGAAAAAGGTCATTTTCCGAACAGCAGCAAACCCAAGGGTACCGATGATGATTTCAAAACTGCTGCATGTGCCGGCTCATTGGTGAAGGTAGCGCAAAAGTTTGTCGGCGGCACGGGACAACAGTTGCACAGCACAAAACGCTTTACTGTGGCAAAAATCAACGATAACGACGATCATGCGCCGCCCATTCCCGAGGATGAGGACAATTTAATCAACGATCCGAAGTTAATGCAACGCCGTAATAGTCGATCACTTCCAGCATCTCCTCTCTCATCGCCGAAAACGATGCGCAAGTTTCAGCCAAATCCGTATTTCACCATTACTGCGCAAGATAACGCGCCAAAAAC ATCTTGGTTCTTAACCGGTCTATTTGGAGGCCCGCGACGTGAATTAACATCATCCACGGTATCTGTGTCATCCCAAATCGACGAAGCCGACGAAATTGTCGAGGCAAAACGACCTGCTCAATTCGACATGAAACAAATTGACCAAAACATCAACAAAGGTCAggaaacatcatcatcaactgcagcaacgacaacaacaactactgtCAAAGCGAAACCCACAATGCTGagagaaatgaacttttgggCACCAACTtcatattag